The following nucleotide sequence is from Desulfuromonadales bacterium.
CGGGGAGGCCATCGGCAGCAGGATGCGCATCAGGGTCTGGAACTTGGTGGCGCCAAGCGACAACGAGCCTTCGCGGACGCCGGCGGGAATGGCACCGAGGGCTTCCTCGGTGGCAACGATCACCACCGGCACGGTAAGCAGCGCCAGCGTCAGGCTGGCCCAGAGAATGCCGCCGGTACCGAAGGTCGGGGTCGGCAGCCGGTCGGGAAAGAAGAGCTGATCGATGCTGCCGCCGACGCCGTAAACGAAAAAGCCGAGGCCGAAGATGCCGTAGACGATGGAGGGGATGCCGGCCAGGTTATTGACGGCGATGCGCACCAGCCGCACCAGGACCCCCTCGCGGGCATACTCGCGCAGATAGACGGCGGCCAGCACCCCGAGGGGAAAGGAGAAGAGGCTCATCAGGAAGATGAGCATGACAGTGCCGAAAATGGCCGGAAACAGACCCCCCTCGGTGTTCGCCTCGCGCGGCTCGCCGACGATCAGTTCCTTGAGCTTGCTCAGGTAGAAGAAGACCTTGTCCGTCGTCGACAGGGTGTTGGGGCGGTAGGCGCGGACGACGGACGTCAGCGGGATGGTCTTCTCCCGGCCACCGACGTCGGCGACGGTGACGGTGAAGTGCTGCAGCCGCTCGGTCTGCTCAGATTGCTGGGCGAGCAGCCGGTTGAAATCGGCCTGCAGGATCTGCTGGCGGCGCTCCAGGTCACGCAGCTCGGGAGCGTCGACCCCCTTCCCCTGGTAGGCGAGCTTGACTCCCTGCAGACGCAGCCGCTCCATCCGGTTGTTGAGGTCTGCCAACTGGCTGCTGAGCTTCTCCAGTTCCGAAAGCTGCTCGTCGACCAGGATCCGGGCGGTTTCGAGTTGTTCCCAGGGCGCGGCGGCGGAGTCCAGGCCGGGGGCTTCGACTGCCTGCAGGGTGCCGTAAAAGTTGCCGTACTCCTGGCGCTCGAGTACGGTCGCCCCCGCCGGGAAGTCGATTTGGCCGATCTCGGCGCCATCGAGCCAGCGGAAATCGAGGCCGTAGAGGTCGCGGTTGCCGATCTTGAACTGCAGCCGCTCCCCCTCACCCGACGGCATCGGCTCGCGCTGCATGATCTCGCCCATCACCGCATCGCCGCTCTTGAGGGTCGCCACCGCCACCGGCGAGGGCCAGAAGACTCCCAGACCGTTGACCATGACGACGACCAGCAGGACGGCGGCCATCAGCAGCGTCAGGGCCAGCGCCGCCGCGGTCGCCCAGACAAAGGGTTCACCTTCACGCAGGTATTTTTTCATCGATAATCCGTAATTCGTGATTGGTAATCCGTAAATGGCAGCAACAGCATCAGAACCGTCCGTACTTCTTGCGCAGCCGTTGCCGGACGATCTCTGCCGCCGTGTTCAGGATGAAGGTCAGCATGAAGAGGAGGACGGCCG
It contains:
- the pstA gene encoding phosphate ABC transporter permease PstA, coding for MKKYLREGEPFVWATAAALALTLLMAAVLLVVVMVNGLGVFWPSPVAVATLKSGDAVMGEIMQREPMPSGEGERLQFKIGNRDLYGLDFRWLDGAEIGQIDFPAGATVLERQEYGNFYGTLQAVEAPGLDSAAAPWEQLETARILVDEQLSELEKLSSQLADLNNRMERLRLQGVKLAYQGKGVDAPELRDLERRQQILQADFNRLLAQQSEQTERLQHFTVTVADVGGREKTIPLTSVVRAYRPNTLSTTDKVFFYLSKLKELIVGEPREANTEGGLFPAIFGTVMLIFLMSLFSFPLGVLAAVYLREYAREGVLVRLVRIAVNNLAGIPSIVYGIFGLGFFVYGVGGSIDQLFFPDRLPTPTFGTGGILWASLTLALLTVPVVIVATEEALGAIPAGVREGSLSLGATKFQTLMRILLPMASPGIMTGLILAMARAAGEVAPLMITGVVKLAPSLPLDGNFPYLHLDRKFMHLGFHIYDIGFQSPNVEAAKPMVFVTTLLLVLIVVVMSSVAIWLRNRMKKRYTYGTF